One genomic region from Nymphaea colorata isolate Beijing-Zhang1983 chromosome 10, ASM883128v2, whole genome shotgun sequence encodes:
- the LOC116262687 gene encoding uncharacterized protein LOC116262687 has product MSVPSSSGDLPAVSTAKFGGGGLPRPYRYNEAKFSKVKIDPPEPVAGPFLSWARDAQLTMSSLRFDRRRSQGRIDGSIWRLREDEEDKEEEEEERRNQKKRLKMGTADSGESEESDGVDGSEEEEEESEKVLDSDESEYSSDSEDEEAEVDETEDTTDFDESEDGEEEEGGEQEIKGKPPAGCRRSKRLRKVAAYSEEE; this is encoded by the coding sequence ATGTCTGTTCCTTCTTCAAGCGGTGATTTACCGGCCGTTTCTACGGCGAAGTTCGGTGGAGGCGGTCTTCCGAGGCCTTACCGATACAACGAGGCGAAGTTCTCCAAGGTAAAGATCGATCCGCCGGAGCCCGTAGCCGGTCCTTTCCTCTCTTGGGCGAGAGATGCACAGTTGACGATGAGCAGCCTCCGCTTCGACCGCCGGCGGTCGCAGGGAAGGATCGATGGAAGCATATGGCGTCTCAGGGAGGATGAGGAGGataaggaggaggaagaagaagagaggcgCAATCAGAAGAAGCGACTCAAGATGGGAACGGCTGATTCCGGAGAATCTGAAGAATCTGATGGCGTTGATGgctcagaagaagaagaagaagaatcagaGAAGGTCCTCGATTCCGACGAGTCCGAATACAGTAGCGACTCGGAAGATGAGGAAGCAGAGGTGGATGAAACAGAGGACACCACCGATTTTGACGAATCCGAAGACggcgaagaggaagaaggcggaGAACAAGAGATTAAGGGGAAACCGCCAGCTGGGTGTCGCCGGAGCAAGCGACTAAGGAAGGTGGCGGCATACTCCGAAGAGGAATGA
- the LOC116262365 gene encoding CBS domain-containing protein CBSX3, mitochondrial-like → MQGVIRAVQSHGSVLRLAVLSHVRLLQPAVRPPALLSQSSSLTSGRLEEKEFESTTIADILKAKGKGADGSWLWCTTQDTVYEAVKSMTQNNVGALLVVKPGEQKTLAGIITERDYLRKIIVQGRSSKTTNVGDIMTEENKLITVTSDTKVLRAMQLMTDNRIRHIPVIDGKDMVGMVSIGDVVRAVVSEHREELDRLNAFIQGGY, encoded by the exons ATGCAGGGAGTGATCAGAGCGGTTCAATCCCATGGGTCTGTTCTCAGGCTTGCGGTTCTCAGTCACGTGCGTCTTCTCCAGCCAGCCGTCCGTCCTCCGGCTCTCCTCTCGCAGTCGAGTTCCCTCACTTCAGGTCGGTTGGAGGAAAAGGAATTCGAGAGCACCACCATCGCAGATATCCTCAAAGCCAAGGGCAAGGGCGCCGACGGTTCTTGGCTCTGGTGCACCACCCAAGATACCGTCTATGAGGCCGTCAAATCG ATGACACAAAACAATGTGGGTgctctgttggtggtgaaaCCAGGGGAGCAGAAGACTCTTGCAGGGATTATCACCGAGAGAG ATTATCTCCGGAAGATCATTGTGCAAGGAAGATCATCCAAGACTACAAATGTTGGAGACATCATGACTGAGGAG AACAAACTTATAACTGTTACCTCTGATACCAAGGTTCTCCGAGCTATGCAGCTGATGACAG ATAACCGGATCAGGCACATCCCTGTCATAGATGGCAAGGACATGGTTGGCATGGTCTCCATTGGTGATGTTGTTCGAGCAGTCGTGAGTGAGCACCGCGAGGAGCTGGATCGCTTGAATGCCTTCATTCAAGGTGGTTACTAG
- the LOC116262364 gene encoding uncharacterized protein LOC116262364, producing the protein MDSPSRWDSQGITDLHNESSTNHQFAQTEARCVLCRRVFTEDSEIFEGYETLCLCLDCKLVFLENIHPEVRHSHRRRNHRRRARNRRSSGSVEEIFSHQFSQLINQMRQNLSNTSVSGSEHGHSRDNDIAGMVPPDASPYTVRGRLHGRQRVHSDNDSDVDSIIGESDTNASISGYGAFLADSDAVSFNGYGLNSDASLDRHSLADREMFMQWNESHIGSDTDIDPMHAGISHWNSDDDGEEDDEDGVWEDADALEVVEESNNRHTGVRSTGEGSEPSDREQVRHSAGSRRGDIWRRDDSAHNLSMYRHAYMSDLFVNLRTEVQPFVGDSGDYLDERGFEELLIQLAETDSLTRGAPPAAGSVVSSLPRVIISKVHEEHGIVICAVCKDPLVIGTEATQLPCSHLYHPSCILPWLSARNSCPVCRYELLTDDKDYEEGKRNTNRTAGNELHQMESSGDSSSDTSDDEDGEERRSSSQWFLRIGGLQLLENDDEQIESEITDQNANETNFTNEACVSDDTATGGRSRGGWFLFAAAPIVSIMGIVLVLWFGNPLIEGRLNRSIRQHDQQQLNGSSGGSTGLLNVGNRNRSWWSFF; encoded by the coding sequence ATGGATTCCCCATCAAGATGGGATTCTCAAGGGATCACTGATTTGCATAATGAAAGCAGTACCAATCATCAATTTGCCCAGACAGAGGCACGCTGTGTTCTCTGTAGGCGAGTCTTTACAGAAGATAGTGAAATATTTGAGGGATATGAAACATTATGTCTTTGTCTTGATTGTAAACTTGTATTCCTTGAAAATATTCATCCAGAAGTACGGCATTCTCATCGGAGAAGGAACCATAGGAGAAGAGCCAGGAATCGTCGGAGCTCTGGTTCAGTTGAAGAGATATTCTCTCATCAGTTCTCGCAGTTAATTAACCAAATGAGGCAAAATCTTTCTAACACTTCTGTTTCTGGCTCAGAGCATGGACACTCACGTGATAATGATATTGCTGGCATGGTGCCCCCGGATGCTAGTCCATATACTGTTCGTGGTAGACTTCACGGGAGGCAAAGGGTGCATTCTGATAATGATAGTGACGTGGATTCTATTATTGGTGAGAGTGATACAAATGCCAGCATTAGCGGTTATGGTGCTTTTCTGGCAGATAGTGATGCTGTCTCATTCAATGGTTATGGTTTGAATTCAGATGCATCTCTAGATAGGCATAGTCTTGCAGACCGAGAAATGTTTATGCAATGGAATGAGAGCCATATTGGCAGTGATACAGATATTGACCCAATGCATGCTGGTATCAGCCACTGGAATTCAGATgatgatggagaagaagatgatgaagatggagTGTGGGAAGACGCTGATGCCTTGGAAGTAGTTGAGGAATCCAATAATCGGCACACGGGTGTTAGAAGCACTGGTGAGGGTAGTGAGCCTTCTGATCGGGAACAGGTTAGGCATTCTGCAGGAAGCAGGCGTGGTGATATTTGGAGAAGAGATGATTCTGCCCATAATCTTTCAATGTatagacatgcatacatgtctGATTTATTTGTAAACTTGAGAACAGAGGTTCAACCTTTTGTTGGCGATTCTGGTGATTATCTTGACGAGAGAGGATTCGAAGAATTGCTTATTCAGCTTGCTGAAACTGATAGCTTGACACGAGGCGCTCCTCCTGCAGCAGGATCAGTTGTGAGTAGTTTACCTCGTGTAATTATTAGTAAGGTACACGAAGAGCATGGGATTGTTATATGTGCTGTATGTAAAGATCCTCTCGTCATCGGAACTGAGGCAACTCAACTTCCATGTTCGCATCTCTACCACCCTTCCTGTATTTTGCCGTGGCTGAGTGCTAGGAATTCATGCCCTGTTTGCCGATATGAACTCCTAACAGATGACAAGGATTATGAGGAGGGAAAGCGGAACACAAACAGGACAGCTGGTAACGAACTTCATCAGATGGAATCAAGTGGGGATAGTTCCTCTGATACATCAGATGATGAAGATGGGGAGGAAAGGAGAAGCAGTTCTCAGTGGTTTCTCCGAATTGGTGGGCTTCAACTTCTAGAAAATGATGACGAGCAAATTGAGAGTGAAATAACGGATCAAAATGCCAATGAAACAAATTTCACTAATGAAGCTTGTGTATCTGACGACACTGCTACAGGCGGCAGGTCAAGAGGAGGGTGGTTTCTCTTTGCAGCTGCCCCCATTGTCAGTATCATGGGCATAGTCCTAGTTTTATGGTTTGGAAACCCTTTGATTGAAGGGAGGCTCAATAGGAGCATCAGGCAGCATGATCAACAGCAGCTTAATGGATCTTCTGGAGGCTCAACTGGGCTTCTGAATGTCGGAAACAGGAACAGGAGTTGGTGGTCTTTCTTCTAG